One stretch of Burkholderia sp. NRF60-BP8 DNA includes these proteins:
- a CDS encoding outer membrane lipoprotein-sorting protein has protein sequence MNRIRVTFAALVACAPLAALAADVPTAQTMLARADAYRSTAADTQTNIRITNEVGGQSGDATRYLVYTRGNGDTLALTRSGENDGQKYLATTRGHWFYVPNTRSAVRINGMQRLQGEVVISDITRTHWADSYRATAAPGTTPIDGKPATELDLTATDPDNVYPTIKLWVTPDTDVPVRAQFFLASGLLFRSADFSAPVDANGRKVIRKITYRNEVEKQRASVVDILDGQPRKIPSGWFNPDTLADGQ, from the coding sequence ATGAATCGCATTCGCGTTACGTTCGCCGCGCTCGTCGCGTGCGCGCCGCTCGCCGCCCTCGCAGCCGACGTGCCGACGGCCCAGACCATGCTCGCCCGCGCCGACGCTTACCGCAGCACGGCCGCCGATACGCAGACGAACATCCGGATCACCAACGAGGTCGGCGGACAATCCGGCGACGCGACCCGCTATCTCGTCTACACGCGCGGCAACGGCGACACGCTCGCGCTCACGCGCAGCGGCGAGAACGACGGCCAGAAATACCTCGCGACCACGCGCGGGCACTGGTTCTACGTGCCGAACACGCGCAGCGCGGTGCGCATCAACGGGATGCAGCGACTGCAAGGCGAAGTCGTGATCAGCGACATCACGCGCACGCACTGGGCGGACAGCTATCGCGCGACGGCAGCCCCAGGCACGACGCCGATCGACGGCAAGCCGGCCACCGAGCTCGACCTGACCGCGACCGACCCCGACAACGTGTACCCGACGATCAAGCTGTGGGTCACGCCCGATACCGACGTGCCGGTGCGCGCGCAGTTCTTCCTCGCGAGCGGCCTGCTGTTTCGCAGCGCGGATTTTTCCGCGCCGGTCGACGCGAACGGCCGCAAGGTGATCCGCAAGATCACGTATCGCAACGAGGTCGAGAAGCAGCGCGCGAGCGTCGTCGACATCCTCGACGGCCAGCCGCGCAAGATTCCGTCGGGCTGGTTCAACCCCGACACGCTCGCCGATGGCCAGTGA
- a CDS encoding ABC transporter ATP-binding protein has translation MTAASLGPVLELRDVTRVYEGAGRVVAVRGATISIGRRDVVALVGPSGSGKSTLLNLAGFLDMPSSGERWLEGHRIDDAPDTLERIRRERIGFVFQQFNLIPVMSALENVELGCFAWGTPRTRRERARAMLDAVGLAARERHRPGELSGGEQQRVALARALAKEPAIVIADEPTASLDSANARAVAELILDTNRTLGTAFLIASHDDRLCAHLPRRIEMRDGVPGVNRELVDVCVA, from the coding sequence ATGACGGCCGCGTCGCTGGGCCCCGTGCTCGAACTGCGCGACGTCACCCGCGTGTACGAGGGCGCGGGACGCGTCGTCGCCGTACGCGGCGCGACGATCTCCATCGGCCGGCGCGACGTCGTCGCGCTCGTCGGCCCGTCGGGCAGCGGCAAAAGCACGCTGCTCAACCTCGCCGGCTTTCTCGACATGCCGAGCAGCGGCGAACGCTGGCTCGAAGGCCACCGGATCGACGACGCGCCGGACACGCTCGAACGGATTCGCCGCGAGCGCATCGGCTTCGTGTTCCAGCAATTCAACCTGATTCCGGTGATGTCGGCGCTCGAGAACGTCGAACTCGGCTGCTTCGCGTGGGGCACGCCGCGCACGCGGCGCGAACGCGCTCGCGCGATGCTCGACGCGGTGGGGCTCGCCGCGCGCGAACGACACCGCCCCGGCGAGCTGTCGGGCGGCGAACAGCAGCGTGTCGCGCTGGCCCGCGCGCTCGCCAAGGAGCCGGCGATCGTGATCGCGGACGAGCCGACCGCGAGCCTCGACAGCGCCAACGCGCGGGCGGTCGCCGAGCTGATCCTCGACACCAACCGCACGCTGGGCACCGCCTTTCTGATTGCGTCGCACGACGATCGTTTGTGCGCGCACCTGCCGCGCCGCATCGAGATGCGCGACGGCGTACCGGGAGTGAATCGTGAACTGGTCGACGTTTGCGTGGCGTAA
- a CDS encoding alpha/beta fold hydrolase: MPAHSIQRSTLHYHDHGAGFPVLLGHSYLWDATMWAPQIDALSRKYRVIVPDLWGHGESGALPDGTHTLDDLAAHASALLDALDIEQCAIVGLSVGGMWGARLALREPQRVRSLVIMDASLEAEPDATRTRYFGMLDAIEAAGRIAPPLLDAIVPLFFRPDVDLDGPVPTAFRHALANLPADRLRQSIAPLGRLIFGRPDTLPALAELDAAHTLLMCGAGDMARPPSETVKMASVIGCAHALVPDAGHISNLENPAFVTRTLLDWFDAQQLPSN, translated from the coding sequence ATGCCCGCACACAGCATCCAGCGCAGTACCCTGCATTACCACGATCACGGCGCCGGTTTTCCGGTGCTGCTCGGGCACAGCTATCTGTGGGACGCGACGATGTGGGCGCCGCAGATCGACGCGCTGTCGCGCAAGTATCGCGTGATCGTGCCGGACCTGTGGGGGCACGGCGAATCGGGCGCGCTGCCGGACGGCACGCACACGCTCGACGATCTCGCCGCGCACGCGAGCGCGCTGCTCGACGCGCTGGACATCGAACAGTGCGCGATCGTCGGGCTCAGCGTCGGCGGCATGTGGGGCGCACGGCTCGCGTTGCGCGAGCCGCAGCGCGTGCGCTCGCTCGTGATCATGGACGCGTCGCTCGAGGCCGAGCCCGATGCGACGCGTACGCGCTATTTCGGGATGCTCGATGCGATCGAGGCCGCGGGCCGCATCGCGCCGCCGCTGCTCGACGCGATCGTGCCGCTGTTCTTCCGCCCGGACGTCGATCTCGACGGCCCGGTGCCGACGGCGTTTCGCCATGCGCTCGCGAACCTGCCCGCCGACCGGCTGCGGCAATCGATCGCGCCGCTCGGCCGGCTGATCTTCGGCCGGCCCGACACGCTGCCGGCGCTCGCCGAACTCGATGCCGCACACACGCTGCTGATGTGCGGCGCGGGCGACATGGCGCGCCCGCCGTCGGAAACCGTGAAGATGGCGAGCGTGATCGGCTGCGCGCATGCGCTGGTGCCCGACGCCGGCCATATCTCGAACCTGGAGAATCCCGCGTTCGTCACGCGCACGCTGCTCGACTGGTTCGACGCGCAGCAACTGCCGTCGAACTGA
- a CDS encoding ABC transporter permease — MNWSTFAWRNLWRNRRRTVLTMAMIGVAAFASSLALGYVIATFDAVREGSIDSGVGHVQVLHRGYLDLIGERPLQYGLTADEQAAATRAIAALPGVATTARGIDFDGLVSNGDLSYGFVGEGIEPNREPAGFFDYHTVLSGRYLSPTHAGTEVVVGAELARKLGVHVGSVVQLMASTAHGGINATDAQIVGVMSTGNKDVDERIVDVTFTAAQALLRTDRASRIAVFLSNTAHTPAAAATLRAALPTLDVRTWDQLVSLYHQVVALYKNQFSVFGAILCVTILLSMSNWILMSIVERRREISTLRALGVPAATVRGVLIQETALLGLLGAAAGIALALLTMVALNHAQIHLPAPPGRVKPILLEFTVSPVAVAAVEAAFVVLGVAAALLATLGLAKRNILEGLAP, encoded by the coding sequence GTGAACTGGTCGACGTTTGCGTGGCGTAACCTCTGGCGCAACCGGCGCCGCACCGTGCTGACGATGGCGATGATCGGCGTCGCCGCGTTCGCGTCGAGCCTCGCGCTCGGCTACGTGATCGCGACGTTCGACGCGGTGCGCGAAGGGTCGATCGACAGCGGCGTCGGCCATGTGCAGGTGTTGCATCGCGGCTATCTCGACCTGATCGGCGAACGGCCGCTGCAGTACGGGCTGACCGCCGACGAGCAGGCTGCCGCGACGCGCGCGATCGCCGCGCTGCCCGGCGTCGCGACGACCGCGCGCGGCATCGACTTCGACGGGCTCGTGTCGAACGGCGATCTGAGCTACGGCTTCGTCGGCGAAGGGATCGAGCCGAACCGCGAGCCGGCCGGCTTCTTCGACTATCACACGGTGCTGTCGGGCCGCTATCTGTCGCCGACGCATGCGGGCACCGAAGTCGTCGTCGGCGCCGAACTCGCGCGCAAGCTCGGCGTGCACGTCGGCTCGGTCGTGCAACTGATGGCGTCGACCGCGCACGGCGGCATCAACGCGACCGACGCGCAGATCGTCGGGGTGATGAGCACCGGCAACAAGGACGTCGACGAACGGATCGTCGACGTGACGTTCACGGCCGCGCAGGCGCTGCTGCGCACCGACCGCGCGTCGCGCATCGCGGTGTTCCTGTCGAATACCGCGCATACGCCGGCCGCCGCCGCGACGCTGCGCGCCGCGCTGCCGACGCTCGACGTGCGGACCTGGGACCAGCTCGTGTCGCTCTATCATCAGGTCGTCGCGCTGTACAAGAACCAGTTCTCGGTATTCGGCGCCATCCTTTGCGTGACGATCCTGCTGTCGATGAGCAACTGGATCCTGATGAGCATCGTCGAGCGGCGCCGCGAGATCTCGACGCTGCGCGCGCTCGGCGTGCCGGCCGCCACCGTGCGCGGCGTGCTGATCCAGGAAACCGCGCTGCTCGGCCTGCTCGGCGCGGCCGCCGGCATCGCGCTCGCGCTGCTGACGATGGTCGCGCTCAATCACGCGCAGATCCACCTGCCCGCGCCGCCCGGTCGCGTGAAACCGATCCTGCTCGAATTCACCGTGTCGCCCGTGGCCGTGGCCGCCGTCGAAGCCGCGTTCGTCGTGCTCGGCGTGGCCGCGGCGCTGCTCGCGACGCTCGGGCTCGCGAAACGCAACATCCTCGAAGGACTCGCCCCATGA
- a CDS encoding acyl carrier protein — protein MTTQNVPADALDILSREVAKILNVETVDTDAGIGELGIDSLNIVELIVFCEQLYGSIDPEALNITQYTTLQQLDAQLRRQQHAA, from the coding sequence ATGACGACCCAGAACGTTCCGGCCGACGCGCTCGACATCCTGTCCCGCGAAGTCGCGAAGATCCTCAACGTCGAAACCGTCGACACGGACGCCGGCATCGGCGAACTCGGCATCGATTCGCTGAACATCGTCGAGCTGATCGTGTTCTGCGAACAGCTTTACGGTTCGATCGATCCGGAAGCGCTGAACATCACGCAATACACGACGCTGCAGCAGCTCGACGCGCAGCTGCGCCGCCAGCAGCACGCGGCCTGA
- a CDS encoding diiron oxygenase has translation MTTMLYPELFRSLEAVRWDMEKDIPWDRFDASLLTDEQAKTIKMNAITEWSALPATEMFLRDNQHDSDFSAFMSVWFFEEQKHSLVLMEYLRRFKPEMVPTEEELHAVRFQFDPAPPLETLMLHFCGEIRLNHWYRCAADWHTEPVIKQIYETISRDEARHGGAYLRYMKKALNNCGDVARAAFAKIGVLMASARRTEKPLHPTNLHVNQALFPRDTVQSRLPDPEWLERWLDEQIRFDGEWEKKVVERILHNLSILFERTFATAQELNRYRREVTARVSGAVDSP, from the coding sequence ATGACGACGATGCTCTATCCGGAACTTTTCAGGTCGCTCGAGGCCGTCCGCTGGGACATGGAGAAGGACATTCCGTGGGACAGGTTCGACGCTTCGCTGCTCACCGACGAGCAGGCGAAGACGATCAAGATGAACGCGATCACCGAATGGTCGGCGCTGCCCGCGACGGAAATGTTCCTGCGCGACAACCAGCACGACAGCGACTTTTCCGCGTTCATGAGCGTGTGGTTCTTCGAGGAGCAGAAGCATTCGCTGGTGCTGATGGAATACCTGCGCCGCTTCAAGCCGGAGATGGTGCCGACCGAAGAGGAACTGCACGCGGTGCGCTTCCAGTTCGATCCGGCGCCGCCGCTCGAGACGCTGATGCTGCACTTCTGCGGCGAGATCCGCCTGAACCACTGGTACCGGTGCGCGGCCGACTGGCACACCGAGCCCGTCATCAAGCAGATCTACGAAACGATTTCGCGCGACGAAGCGCGTCATGGCGGCGCGTACCTGCGCTACATGAAGAAGGCGCTGAACAACTGCGGCGACGTCGCGCGTGCCGCATTCGCGAAGATCGGCGTGCTGATGGCGTCGGCGCGCCGCACCGAGAAGCCGCTGCACCCGACCAACCTGCACGTGAACCAGGCGCTGTTCCCGCGCGACACGGTGCAGTCGCGCTTGCCGGATCCGGAATGGCTGGAGCGCTGGCTCGACGAGCAGATCCGTTTCGACGGCGAGTGGGAGAAGAAGGTCGTCGAGCGGATCCTGCACAACCTGTCGATCCTGTTCGAGCGCACGTTCGCGACCGCGCAGGAGCTGAACCGCTACCGCCGCGAAGTGACGGCGCGGGTAAGTGGCGCGGTGGACAGCCCGTAG
- a CDS encoding fatty acyl-AMP ligase has product MTKYASTIHRLIESLEDVAGAMHRMTFVDDAGREASITYRRFAEEVFRQAGALRELGVRENDLVMLALPASVEHAVAMMACVMTGALPCTVPVPARRATAGRQVADVACELYRPRIVVAADAQAAAWHDAAFPVASTRVVDLAMLSSAAEAGTRALISAKSGRDPHHVQLTSGSTSHPKAAVLSHENVIANVLGIGGSVRFDVAAGDGTASWLPLYHDMGLLTLLSNLHYRAPLLMMQPNSFIRNPLGWLKRIASTRATTTSVPTFALRYCVRRFNAAAMDGVDLSACRNIFIGGERVDDATLRDFAATFAPYGLAASALQPCYGMAESTLAVSMHRAWHEGAVDGAPYVIADTLDRRALIERRDAQPAAANDGHETETETVLAMGAPIEGMAFRILDDGDHALPNRAVGEVAIRGTSVMLGYLNPDDGTIAAPLTADGWFRTGDIGYVADGQLHILGRKKEVIIIRGSNYFPHEIEEALASHGALRKSTCIAFGLPDPETGTERLVVAIEARPVDATAQTRSECQQLLASRIGFAAQDLCFVEPGSLPRTTSGKLQRLKCRDLYANGALPVIPASAAVEAGQGAFA; this is encoded by the coding sequence GTGACGAAGTACGCATCCACCATTCATCGCCTGATCGAATCGCTCGAGGACGTCGCGGGCGCCATGCATCGCATGACGTTCGTCGACGACGCAGGCCGCGAAGCGAGCATCACGTACCGGCGCTTCGCGGAAGAGGTGTTTCGCCAGGCCGGCGCGCTGCGCGAGCTCGGTGTGCGCGAGAACGATCTGGTGATGCTCGCGCTGCCCGCATCGGTCGAGCATGCGGTCGCGATGATGGCCTGCGTGATGACGGGCGCGCTGCCCTGCACCGTGCCCGTTCCCGCGCGGCGTGCAACGGCCGGACGGCAGGTGGCGGACGTCGCGTGCGAGTTGTACCGGCCGCGTATCGTCGTTGCCGCGGATGCGCAGGCCGCGGCCTGGCACGATGCGGCGTTTCCCGTGGCGTCCACGCGCGTCGTCGATCTCGCGATGCTGTCGAGCGCCGCGGAGGCCGGCACGCGAGCGCTGATCAGCGCGAAGAGCGGCCGCGATCCGCATCATGTCCAGCTCACGTCGGGTTCGACGTCGCATCCGAAGGCCGCGGTGCTCAGCCACGAGAACGTGATCGCGAACGTGCTCGGCATCGGCGGGTCGGTGCGCTTCGACGTCGCAGCCGGCGACGGCACCGCGTCGTGGCTGCCGCTCTATCACGACATGGGGCTGCTCACGCTGCTGTCGAATCTCCACTACCGCGCCCCGCTGCTGATGATGCAGCCGAACAGCTTCATCCGGAATCCGCTCGGCTGGCTCAAGCGCATCGCATCGACGCGCGCGACGACGACGTCGGTGCCGACCTTCGCGTTGCGCTACTGCGTGCGCCGCTTCAATGCCGCCGCGATGGACGGCGTCGATCTGTCCGCGTGCCGCAACATCTTCATCGGCGGCGAACGCGTCGACGATGCGACGCTGCGCGATTTCGCCGCGACGTTCGCGCCGTACGGCCTGGCGGCGTCGGCGCTGCAACCGTGCTACGGGATGGCCGAATCGACGCTCGCGGTATCGATGCACCGTGCATGGCACGAAGGCGCGGTCGACGGCGCACCGTACGTGATCGCCGACACGCTCGACCGGCGCGCGCTGATCGAGCGCCGCGACGCGCAGCCGGCCGCCGCGAACGACGGCCACGAGACGGAAACCGAAACAGTGCTCGCGATGGGCGCGCCGATCGAAGGGATGGCGTTCCGCATCCTCGACGACGGCGACCACGCGCTGCCGAATCGCGCAGTCGGCGAAGTCGCGATCCGCGGCACGTCGGTGATGCTCGGCTACCTGAACCCCGACGACGGCACGATCGCCGCGCCGCTGACGGCCGACGGCTGGTTCCGCACCGGCGACATCGGCTACGTCGCGGACGGCCAGCTGCATATCCTCGGCCGCAAGAAGGAAGTGATCATCATTCGCGGCAGCAACTATTTCCCGCACGAGATCGAGGAAGCGCTGGCGTCGCACGGCGCGCTGCGCAAGAGCACGTGCATCGCGTTCGGTCTGCCCGATCCGGAAACCGGCACCGAGCGGCTGGTCGTCGCGATCGAGGCACGGCCCGTCGACGCCACGGCGCAAACGCGGTCCGAGTGCCAGCAGCTGCTCGCGTCGCGCATCGGGTTCGCCGCGCAGGATCTGTGTTTCGTCGAGCCCGGCTCGCTGCCGCGCACGACGAGCGGCAAGCTGCAGCGCCTGAAGTGTCGCGATCTCTATGCGAACGGCGCGTTGCCCGTGATTCCCGCATCGGCCGCCGTCGAAGCGGGCCAGGGAGCGTTCGCATGA
- a CDS encoding fatty acid desaturase family protein: protein MKSRPSGVVFSLKLAVYVALVAHGMMFALSALVIVKIVGILLIGAMYAHGVELQHQALHYQGFRSKRLNMVFGVLLGMPMLVSFHAYQDSHLRHHRLLGTPENKEFFDYGDQYGASPVVNVGLWAWRLSMAAHYIQFAKNVAKLVVPGARFGDNALVSRAIRRDYLLMATAIALLAALSFALHTWFAVWVWVVPLVCVAAPVHALVEMPEHYRCDLTSTDPFRNTRTIESNAFMTWFTNGNNYHVEHHMMPSLPIERLHDLHGAIAPRIRYYHRTYRQFYYALLRGRLSPRSVDDDRDDREPDAEAVAPASTQSA, encoded by the coding sequence ATGAAGAGCCGCCCGAGCGGCGTGGTCTTCTCGCTGAAACTGGCGGTGTACGTCGCGCTCGTCGCGCACGGGATGATGTTCGCGCTGTCGGCGCTCGTGATCGTGAAGATCGTCGGCATCCTGCTGATCGGCGCGATGTATGCGCACGGCGTCGAACTGCAGCACCAGGCGCTGCATTACCAGGGGTTTCGCAGCAAGCGCCTGAACATGGTGTTCGGCGTGCTGCTCGGCATGCCGATGCTCGTGTCGTTCCACGCGTATCAGGACAGCCATCTGCGCCATCACCGGCTGCTCGGCACGCCGGAGAACAAGGAGTTCTTCGACTACGGCGACCAGTACGGCGCGAGCCCCGTCGTCAATGTCGGGCTGTGGGCGTGGCGACTGTCGATGGCCGCGCACTATATCCAGTTCGCGAAGAACGTCGCGAAGCTCGTCGTGCCGGGCGCGCGCTTCGGCGACAACGCGCTCGTGTCGCGTGCGATCCGCCGCGACTACCTGCTGATGGCCACGGCGATCGCGCTGCTCGCCGCGCTGTCGTTCGCGCTGCACACGTGGTTCGCCGTCTGGGTGTGGGTCGTGCCGCTCGTATGCGTCGCGGCGCCCGTGCATGCACTGGTCGAGATGCCCGAGCACTACCGCTGCGACCTGACGAGCACCGACCCGTTTCGCAACACGCGGACGATCGAGAGCAACGCGTTCATGACGTGGTTCACGAACGGCAACAACTATCACGTCGAGCATCACATGATGCCGAGCCTGCCGATCGAGCGGCTGCACGACCTGCATGGCGCGATCGCGCCGCGCATCCGCTATTACCACCGCACCTATCGGCAGTTCTACTACGCATTGCTGCGCGGCCGGCTGTCGCCGCGCTCGGTGGACGACGATCGGGACGACCGCGAGCCCGATGCCGAAGCGGTCGCGCCCGCATCCACGCAATCGGCGTGA
- the proP gene encoding glycine betaine/L-proline transporter ProP, with protein MSPSQAHSAKARSSRQSVKLDDITIVDPAVLKRAVGAMAFGNAMEWFDFGVYSYIAVTLGKVFFPSSSPSAQLLATFGTFAAAFLVRPLGGMVFGPLGDRIGRQRVLAATMIMMAVGTFAIGLIPSYASIGIMAPVLLLVARLVQGFSTGGEYGGAATFIAEFSTDKRRGFMGSFLEFGTLIGYTLGAATVALLTATLSEDALLSWGWRVPFFIAGPLGLVGLYVRLKLEETPAFRKEAEAREADERARPKQRFATLLVEQWRPLLQCVGLVLIFNVTDYMALSYLPSYLSATLHVRESHGLFMVLLVMVLMMPMTLYAGHLSDKVGRKPVMMAGCVGLLALSVPALMLIRTGGMLPIFGGMLIYGVLLSTFTGVMPSALPALFPTRIRYGALAIGFNVSVSLFGGTTPLVAAWLVDRTGDLMMPAYYLMGASFIGIVSVLALRETARQPLPGSGPCVASRAEALSLVRSGADEARVRDRKFTPVGERA; from the coding sequence TTGAGCCCGTCGCAAGCGCACTCCGCGAAAGCCCGGTCTTCGCGCCAGTCCGTCAAGCTGGACGACATCACGATCGTCGACCCTGCCGTCCTCAAGCGCGCGGTCGGCGCCATGGCGTTCGGCAATGCGATGGAATGGTTCGACTTCGGCGTCTACAGCTATATCGCCGTCACGCTCGGCAAGGTGTTCTTCCCGTCCAGCAGCCCGTCCGCGCAGTTGCTCGCCACCTTCGGCACGTTCGCGGCCGCGTTCCTCGTGCGTCCGCTCGGCGGCATGGTGTTCGGCCCGCTCGGCGACCGCATCGGCCGCCAGCGCGTGCTCGCCGCCACGATGATCATGATGGCCGTCGGCACCTTCGCGATCGGCCTGATCCCCAGCTACGCGTCCATCGGCATCATGGCGCCCGTGCTGCTGCTCGTCGCCCGCCTCGTGCAGGGCTTCTCCACCGGCGGCGAGTACGGCGGCGCCGCCACCTTCATCGCCGAGTTCTCGACCGACAAGCGCCGCGGCTTCATGGGCAGCTTCCTCGAATTCGGCACGTTGATCGGCTATACGCTCGGCGCGGCCACGGTCGCGCTGTTGACGGCCACGCTGTCGGAGGACGCGCTGCTGTCGTGGGGCTGGCGCGTGCCGTTCTTCATCGCCGGCCCGCTCGGCCTCGTGGGCCTCTACGTGCGGCTCAAGCTCGAGGAAACCCCGGCATTCAGGAAGGAGGCCGAAGCACGCGAGGCGGACGAACGCGCGCGGCCGAAGCAGCGCTTCGCGACGCTGCTCGTCGAACAGTGGAGGCCGCTGCTGCAATGCGTCGGCCTCGTGCTGATCTTCAACGTGACCGACTACATGGCGCTGTCGTACCTGCCGAGCTACCTGTCGGCGACGCTGCACGTTCGCGAATCGCACGGGCTCTTCATGGTGCTGCTCGTGATGGTGCTGATGATGCCGATGACGCTGTACGCCGGGCACCTGTCGGACAAGGTCGGCCGCAAGCCGGTGATGATGGCCGGCTGCGTGGGCCTGCTTGCGCTGTCGGTGCCGGCGCTGATGCTGATCCGCACCGGCGGCATGCTGCCGATCTTCGGCGGGATGCTGATCTACGGCGTCCTGCTGTCGACGTTCACGGGCGTGATGCCGTCGGCGCTGCCTGCCCTCTTTCCGACGCGCATTCGCTACGGCGCGCTCGCGATCGGCTTCAACGTGTCGGTGTCGCTGTTCGGCGGCACGACGCCGCTCGTCGCCGCATGGCTGGTCGATCGCACCGGCGACCTGATGATGCCCGCGTACTACCTGATGGGCGCGTCGTTCATCGGCATCGTGTCGGTGCTCGCGCTGCGCGAGACTGCGCGCCAGCCGCTGCCCGGCTCCGGGCCGTGCGTGGCGAGCCGCGCGGAAGCGCTGAGCCTCGTGCGCAGCGGTGCCGACGAAGCGCGGGTGCGCGACCGGAAGTTCACGCCGGTCGGCGAGCGCGCATGA
- a CDS encoding LysR substrate-binding domain-containing protein, which yields MANVRLAKRLRSLPSLDFLRGFECAARHLSFTRAGQELNVTQSAVSRQVKALEEQLRIELFHRHIRSLTLTDKGRELYDAISFALSDLESVVGKLSSSVGQRAISLSTTVSFAALWLIPRLGSFRASYPDIDVRVSATSEIEDLKRKRLHLAVRYASPYTSTDDTEVLFRERVVAVCSPSLMTAAGDAASMKPADLDKHVLLHLDDPRGEWPWHGWSHLLKELGVPRLRPAGALHFSQYDQLVQAAVDGHGIAIGRRPLVDGLLKQGRLVELFPHCTVASGSYVLVQNPDACNEFDIAVLTNWLLEQACHPLATEQDTAGSNVVPMYRVG from the coding sequence ATGGCTAATGTGAGATTGGCAAAGCGATTGAGAAGTCTGCCTTCGCTGGATTTCCTGAGAGGCTTCGAATGCGCGGCGCGTCATTTGAGCTTCACGCGTGCGGGGCAGGAATTGAACGTCACGCAATCGGCCGTGAGTCGGCAGGTCAAGGCGCTCGAAGAGCAGCTTCGGATCGAGCTTTTCCATCGGCACATTCGTTCGCTGACGCTGACCGACAAGGGGCGCGAGCTGTACGACGCGATCTCGTTCGCGTTGTCCGACCTGGAATCGGTGGTCGGCAAGCTGTCGTCGAGTGTCGGCCAGCGCGCCATCTCGTTGTCGACCACCGTCTCGTTCGCCGCGCTGTGGCTGATTCCGCGCCTCGGTTCATTCCGCGCCAGCTATCCGGACATCGACGTGCGCGTGTCGGCAACGAGCGAAATTGAAGATCTTAAACGCAAACGTTTGCACCTGGCCGTGCGCTATGCGAGCCCGTATACGTCGACCGACGATACGGAGGTGCTGTTTCGCGAGCGTGTCGTGGCGGTGTGCAGCCCGAGCCTGATGACGGCGGCGGGCGACGCCGCGTCGATGAAGCCGGCCGACCTCGACAAGCACGTGCTGCTGCATCTCGACGACCCGCGCGGCGAATGGCCGTGGCACGGATGGAGCCATTTGCTGAAGGAGCTCGGCGTGCCGCGGCTGCGGCCGGCCGGCGCGCTGCACTTCAGCCAGTACGACCAACTGGTCCAGGCCGCGGTCGACGGGCACGGCATCGCGATCGGAAGGCGGCCGCTGGTCGACGGGCTGTTGAAGCAGGGGCGGCTCGTCGAGCTGTTCCCGCACTGCACCGTTGCATCGGGCAGCTACGTGCTCGTGCAGAACCCCGATGCGTGCAACGAATTCGACATCGCGGTGCTGACCAACTGGTTGCTCGAACAAGCGTGTCACCCGCTCGCGACGGAGCAGGACACCGCCGGCAGCAACGTGGTGCCGATGTATCGCGTCGGATGA